GTCGCCGCCACGAGGAACACCAGCAGGCAGAACGCACCGATTCGCGTCCACGCCCCGAGGATCATCGACAGGCCACCGATGGCGAGGATGAAGATCGCGCCGGCCAGCGCCAGCTTGGGATTCGGCACCCCCTCGGACGCCATCAGCTCGGTTGTCTGCTGGAACTGCGGGATCTTGCTGCCCACCAGGCTCGCCACGAACACCGCCGCCAGGCAGAGGCGACCGAGCAGCGACAGCAATCCCTTCAGCGCGGCGGCGAGCTGTTCCATCGTCAGGGCTCCGCGAGGGCTCACGCTCTGCCGAACCTCTGGCGGAGGGTGATCGCCAGAATCGTGTCCGCTGACGGGCGACGCGACAAGAGCAGTCGCCGGCCGGGAGCTTACCCGGTTTCCGCAAACCGCGCCGCTTCTAGCTCGGCAGCGGCTCGGAGCGGCCAGGGGGACCTTCGGCTGGCTCGAGCTGCTCGTGAGACAGTGGAGAGGAGCCGTCGCCCGGGCGTGACAGCCGGGCTTCACGGTTCCGTCTCAGGCCGGCTCGTTGCAGGTCAGGCAGTGGATCGCACCGCGGCCGCGGACGAGGACGTCGGCCGGGCAGGGCTCGACGCGCCGGCCCGGGAAACATTCGGCAATCGTCCGCAGGGCCGGCTCGTCGGTCGGGCCGCCGAACACCGGCACGATCACGGCGTCGTTGCAGACGAGGTAATTGAGGTGGCTGGCCGGCAGTTGCGTGCCGGCATGGCCGAAGTGGGCGGGGATGTCGACGGGGATCACCTCGAGCTTCCGGCCGCGGGCGTCGTGGGAGGCGGCGAGGAGCCCGAGATTCCCGGCCAGCGACGCGTGGTTGGGATCACCGCGATCGGGTTGCCGGGCGGCGAGCACGCGCCCGGGGGCGACGAACCGCGCCAGCTGGTCGACGTGGCCGTCGGTGTCGTCGCCGGCCAGATCTCCGCCGATCCAGACGACCGTGTCGATGCCGAGGAAATGGCGCAGCGTCGCTTCCAGTTCGGCACGCGACCGGCCCGGGTTACGGCGTTCGTCCTCGATGCAGCGGTGATTGACCAACAGCGTTCCCTCGCCGTCGGTCTCGAGCGCTCCTCCCTCGAGGACCATCGGTCCGGTGAACACGCGCCGCCCGGCACGGGTCGCGATCGCCCGGCCGACGCGGGCATCGATCTCCCAGGGAGCGTAGCGGCCGCCCCAGGCGTTCCAGCCCCAGCAGACGGCCGCCGCCGGGCTGCCCGCCGCGTGCGCCGACAGCCACACCGGGCCCGAATCGCGGAGCCACGGTTCCTCGGCCGCGACATCGACGAGCGTCACGTCGGCGGCGCCGGCGAGCCACCGCCGCGCGGTGTCGAGGACGGTGCCGGCGGCGAGCACGCGCACCGGCACAAAGCGCGCGATCAATCGCACCAACCGCGCGAACGCCGCCGGCACCGGCTCCACGTCGCCGACCCACGTCGCCCAGCGGTGCGGCCAGGCCATCCAGACCGCCTGCTGAGGCTCCCATTCGGCGGGGAGTCGGTAGCCGAGTGCGGCCACACCCTCCCCGCCCCGGCCGGTCGCCGGCTCTCGCGCGCGGGTGGCCATGGCGTCAGTGCCCCCACCGCGCCGTCAGGCCACCGTAGGCGTCGATCCGGCGATCGCGGAAGAACGGCCAACGCGTCCGCGACCATTCGATCCGCCCCAGATCGCAGTCGACGACGAACGTCTCCGGGCGGTCGTGGGACGCTTTGGCGAGGCACGCGCCGTTGGGGGCGTAGACCACGCTCGCCCCCCAGAAGCGCAGGTTCCCCTCCCGGCCGGTCCGGTTGACCGCGACGACAAACGTCCCGTTGGCGATCGCGTGGCTCCTGAGCATCGTATCCCACGACTCGTACTGCTCGCCGTGCAGCGATTCCTCGCCGTCGAGCCAGCCGATCGCCGTCGGGTAGAAGAGCGCGTCGGCGCCGGCGAGCGCCGTCAACCGCGCCGCTTCGGGGTACCACTGGTCCCAGCAGACCAGCGGCCCCACCGCCAGCTTGCTCGTCGGCACGCTCATGAAGCCGGTGTCGCCCGGCGCGAAATAGAACTTCTCGTAGTAATGGGGATCGTCGGGGATGTGCATCTTCCGGTAGGTGCCGCGGACCGAGCCGTCGCTCTCGAAGATCACGGCGGTGTTGTGGAACAGCCCCGGCGTGCGCCGCTCGAACACGCTCCCGACGACGACGACGCGGTGCGCGCGGGCCGCAGCGGCGAGGCGCTGCGTGAGCGGCCCGGGAACTCCCTCGGCCTCGGCGAAGCGGTCGTGGTCCTCGTCTTGGCAGGGATAGTGGCCGGCGAACAATTCCTGCAGGCAGACGACCTCCGCCCCCTGCGATGCCGCGGCGGCGATGCCGTCGAGGGCCTGGGTGACGTTGGCCTCGCGGTCAGGCGAACACGCCGCCTGCACCAGGCCGATCCGCACCGTCGGCCGGCCACCGACCGAGCGTTCCCCACCCGGCGAGCTCATCCAGCCACCGCCTCGGGCTGGCCGAGCCGGGCCGCGGGCACGGGAAACTGCTCGGCCAGTTCCGTCACGGCGGCCCGGATCGCGGCGATCGCCCGCGGATCGCCATGCTCGCGCAGCGCCCGGAGGATCCAGGCGGCGATCCGCCGCATCTCGTCGGCTCCCATCCCGCGGGTCGTGAGTGCCGGGGTGCCGAGGCGGATGCCGGAGGGATCCATCGGCTTGCGCTCGTCGAACGGGATCATGTTCTTGTTGCAGGTGATCCCGCAGCGGTCGAGCGTCTCCTCGGCGAGCTTGCCGCCGATCGAAAGCGGCGTGACGTCGACGAGCATCAGGTGGTTGTCGGTGCCGCCGCTCACGAGCCGCACGCCGCCGCCCGCGAGCGCCTCGGCGAGCGCCCGGGCGTTGGCCACGACCTGCCGGGCGTAGGCCTTGAAGTCGGGGCGCAGCGCCTCGCCGAACGCCACCGCCTTGCCGGCGATGACGTGCATCAGCGGCCCCCCCTGCTGCCCGGGAAATACCGAACGGTCGAGCGCCTTGCCGTCGGCGGCGCGGCACATCGCGATCCCGCCGCGCGGCCCGCGGAGCGTCTTGTGGGTGGTGCTGGTGACGAAGTCGGCGACCGGCACGGGGTTGTCGTGGATCCCGGCGGCGACGAGCCCGGCGTAGTGAGCCATGTCGACCATCAGCTTCGCGCCGACCTCGCGGGCGATCTCGGCGAACGTGCCGTGGGGAATCTCGCGCGGGTAGGCGCTGGCGCCGGCCACGATCAGCTTCGGCTTGTGTTCGCGGGCGAGCCGGGCGACCTGGTCGAAGTCGAGGCGATGGTCGGTGGCGCGGACGCCGTAATGGACGAACCGGTACAGAACCCCCGAGGCGTTGAGCTTCATGCCGTGGGTGAGGTGGCCGCCGTGGGCGAGGTCGAAGGCGAGGACGGTGTCGCCCGGCTGGATCGCGGTCATGTAGACGGCGGCGTTGGCCTGGCTGCCGGAGTGGGGCTGGACGTTGACATGCTCGGCCCCATACAGGCTCTTGAGCCGCTGCCGCGCCAGGTCCTCGACCTTGTCGACGAATTCGCAGCCGCCGTAATAGCGATGGCCCGGATAGCCTTCGGCGTATTTGTTGGTCAGCACGCTGCCCACGGCCTGCATCACGGCGGGGCTGGTGAAGTTTTCGCTGGCGATCATCTCCAGGCCCTCGGCCTGCCGGGTCTGCTCGGCGGAGATCGCGGCCCAGACTTCGGGATCATCCTGTTCGACGAAGTTCACGGGGAGGCTCCTGGGGACGGGCGAATGGGGCGGAGGGTCGACCGCACGACGGCGGTCCGGCAGCGGCACGACGGACGAAACCTTAGATTGTCGGGAGCCGCCGGAGGGGCGTCAACAAATCAGCGGTTTCCGCGGGGATGCAGCAGGGCTGGGTGCCACCCCGCGCGACGCCTCGTCGCCAAGCGGCGGCCGGTCGTCGCCCGGGATCGCAGCTCACGCTGTCGCAACATCGCGTGGCTCCAAATCGATCTCCACCCGGGTCCGCACGCGCACCTGGAGCGACTCGAGGACCTTCACCGCCCGTTCGAGCAAAATGCCATGATACTCGTTCCGCTCGTCGCGCGAAACCTGCGACTCGTGCACCCCGTGGCGTTTGGCCAACTCCCGCTGTGTGATCCCTTTCGCGATGCGCAGCGAGATGAGCATGTGGCCGAATCCGCGGAAGTTGTCAATCTCTTCGAACTCCTGCCGCTTCAGTCTCTCGTAGCTATCAACCTCCTCCCTCAACTGGAGGTGGAATGACTCCATGGGATCGACGACCCGTTTGATCGACTCCGTGGAAAGTCCCTCGTCCCTCAATCGTGCCCGATACCCCGCGAGGCGGGTTTGTTCCTCAGCCAGCCGATCGACGGCTTCTCGGTATTCCTTGTCGTTGTGGATCATCGATCGCCTCCTTCGAGCAATTTCACGATCCCTCGCGGCGATCCGTCGCGCCGCGATTGGCGGAACGCGGAGGGAAACTCGAGCTCGTTACCGTGCCGATCGCGGATGCCGCACCCTCTGCCGAGCGCCGGGACGTGCGGATAGAGCTCCACGCGATAGCGATGCCTAAAAAGTCAATGGCGTTCGTCGTTTCTCCCGCCCACCCATTCAAGCGATTGCTTTGCAGCAGTCATACCGCCGAATAGCTCATTTCTGCCTTCCGGGCATGTCCCAGGGCCACCAGGGTGTCGAGGATCTCCGCGATCCGGGTCGGTTTGGCTCCGTCAAAAAACCTGGCAAGATCGTGCGCCGTCACGGTGTCGCTCACCGCCGCAAGCATGCCGCGCACGAGCTTCGTCTGCTCGGCGAGCTCCGCCGGCCAGGCGGTCCGCGCCACGTTACCAAACCTGCCCTTGGATCTTTGCGGCCGCTTGCTTGGCGGAGTCTTCGACTCGGGCCGGACCGGCTTTCGGGCCGTCGGAGGAAGCCCCTTCTTTCCGCGCCCCGCCTTGGCTGGGCGAGGCGCGGGCGCGGAGTCCTCCGGGAGCTCCTCCACGTCCGCCTCAGGATCGGCAAGCCCGAGCTCCGTCTGGCCGCCCTTCCCACCGATCGCGCCCTGTTGGAAGTCTGGCCGGAGCCAGCGGATGATTCCTCGCTTCTCCTCCTCCGCCCGCTCGTGGTTGAGTGCGACCAGCCGCTCGAGGATCTCTTCGTCCGACAGGGTCGTTGGCCATCCGTAGGCCTCGAAGACGGCCGCGTCGATGTCGTCGTGGATCTTCTTGAGCACGCTCACCAGCCCTTGGTCGTGAATCGCCTTCTCCTTGGCGGACAGCGCCTCGCCTTCCCGCAGCTTCTCCAAGACGTTGTACATCCCGGTAATCGTCAGCCCGGGATGCGCTGCCTGCTGCGACTTGCGATGCGCGTCGAGGGCTTCGCCCAGGTCGCGCAGCACTCCGCCCTGCTCTTCACTAATCACAGGAAATGGAAATGGATCGAAGCAGACCGTGTTGTTGTACCTCGGTCGACTCTCCAAAAGGCCGCCCATTTGGAGACACCACAGCTGGTGCACGCGGCTAGACAACACACTAAGCCAACAGTCATCACTTAAGCCGATAATCACTAACCCCTGATCAGGAATTACATCGCCATCGATTCTAACAAATACCCGATGCTTAGCAGTCATTACGGTTGCCAGATACGAGCGGCCTGCCGCCAGTATTCGACGAACATCCAGGTGCGCTCTTCCTAGAAGCCACCACTTCGCGCGCCTAGCTGGATCATTGTTATGATCTCGCCCTGGCTTAACTCGATCCAGTATCCACTGGTACACGGCGGGCCACCGGTCCCGGACCTCCTGTTCCGAATGACCGTGGCAGTCGATCAGCCATAGTTTCCTCGGGGTCTTTTTCGTAATATCATTGCCATTAACGAACGACCGTAAGAGCCTCGCGGACACAGCTCCTTCGGCGACCTCAAACGCCTTTGCCTGAGACTCTGCCACGACGAAGCCACCGCCGACAATACACATCCCTCTCGCGGTTAAATCGCGATTAGACCGTAGCCGAGCAACTTCTTTTGCTGCTCCTCCCACATCAAGTGACGCCTGAATGCATCCTCGTCGCTCTGAGAAGAAGCAAACTGGGGCATCATCGGCGCTCGCGATCTCTTGCTCAATATCGAAGACGACTCCCTCAACCTCACCTGCTACTGCTACGGTCATCGCAATTCGCACGTTTGCGGAGTCTTCGCTATCGACCCACGGATGATCAGGAATAGCCATTACAAGTGATATCGGGGACTCTGTGGCAGCCAGGTGCCTTATCACTACCGCCTTGTTCTGAACCTGGCTCACAGCATTAGTTGTGATGTATCCGAATTGCCGCACACCGCCAGCCCTCAGTAGAGTTGCGGCTTTATCCCACCAGTACATCACGTAATTGGCTGAGTCCGGCACGTCGCTGTAGATGTTTCGAAGGGTTTCGGCATAGCCCTCTCCGAACCTCTGCCGCATTCGCCCCGAGCCCAAAAACGGCGGATTCCCGACAATAAAATCGCACTCAGGCCATGCCGCCTTCCGCGGATTCACGAACCGTTCGACCGCCACCGTCGCCGTCTCGTCGGGCACGTCCTCGCCGGTCACGGGATGCTTCTTCATCGTCACGCCGTCCCAGCGCGTCACCGGCTTGCCGGCCTCGTCGCGGACGAGCTCCTTCCTGTCGTATTCCAGCAGCGCGTCGCGGCATTCGATGTTGCCGTAGGCGTGGAGGATCGGCTCCGAGAAGCTGTTGGGAGACACCTTCGCGCGCAGGTGCCACTGGAGCCAGCCAATCCACAGCACCACCTCCGCGATCGCGACGGCGCGGGGATTGATCTCGATGCCCAGAAACTGCTTCGGGTCGACCGTCCGCTCCATCGCCTCGAGGTCGCTCTGCTTCTCGCCGAGTTGCCCCAGCCAGTCGCGGGCCTCGGCCTCGATCTCCTTGAGCTTGACCATCGACACGTAGAGGAAGTTGCCGGTACCGCAGGCTGGATCGAGGACGCGAATGCTTCCCAGACCCTCGATGAACTTCCGCGCCTCCGCCACGGCCTCCTTCATCCGGCCCGCGCTCGCCTCGGCGAGGCTTGCGGCGCGTGCCGCCTCCCAATCGTCACGGACCGGCTCGATGATCGTCGGCACGACGAGCCGCTCGACGTAGGCGCGGGGAGTGAAATGGGCACCGAGCTTGTGTCGCTCGCGCGGATCGAGCGCCCGCTCGAGGAGGGTGCCGAAGATCGCCGGTTCCACGTCCTGCCAGTCGCACTCCCCCGCCTCGACGAGCAAGCCGATCTCCTCGGCATCGAGCTTGAGCGGCTCGTGCTCCCGGAAGATGCCGCCGTTGAAACGCTTCATCTTCTTGCGGAGAGCGGTGGAAAACGTGCCCGAATCCATCGCTTTCCACAGCTCTCCCACCAGCGGCACGAACGAGTCGGGGGAGCTCTTCACGGAGCCGAGCAGCTCGGTGAAGGCTCCCTTGGCAATCAGGCCCACGTCTTCGGCGAAGAAGGTGAACAGGCAACGGATCAGGAACCACGCCACGCTCTCGGGATCGTGCCCCTTGGTTTCAAGGCGTTTTGCGAGAACGGCGATCCGGCCGGCGATCTCGCGCGTCACCTTCGCCGCGCGGCGCGATGGATCGAGGGACAGCGGATCCAGCCAGACGCCGCGGAGGCGCTCCCGGATGGCGGCGTCCCTGAGCGACTCGAGCTTGAAGCGATGGGATCGAGCGTCGGGAAATGCCGCGTAGACCTTGCCGAGCCGCGAGAAATCGGCGTACAGCTCGAAGGAGTGGCCGATGTCGACGACGAGGAGAAATGGCGGGTTGTCGTCGGCCAGCGCCCTGACATAGCTCTCTGCCTGGCCCCGCGCGGCGATCATCGAGTCGTCCCAGCCGATGGTGCCGCGGACGCTCGTGCCGGTCTTGCGCCGCGGCTTCGGGGCGGACGGAGCGGCAAGAGACAGGGCATCGGCCTTCTGCTTCTCCACCCCCTGCTTCGTCTCGCAGACAAACGCACCGCGCCGGTAGAGATCGATGAAGCCGTTGGACGCGGCGCCGTCGGCAGCGGCGAATTTCACCACCTTGTCGAAGACGTAGGTATTCGCCGCGTCATCGGCTTTGCTCGGATCGGGCCGCGGGACCCCGATCACGTCGCACAGCTCGGACAGAAACAGCTGGTAGTTTGCCCGTTCACCGCCGCCGCTCGGCCCCCATCGGTCGATGAACGCCTCGACTTCTGGCGGCGTTGCGGCGGCATCGGGAGTGGTTGCCGGTGTGCTCATGCGAGGCAGCCTACCGCTCGGCGGAGCGGTGTCGGCAGCCGGGTGGCAGCTTCGGCGTCTCCAGCGACGTCCGCTCGCTACCCCGCTCACGCCGCCGACGACCGGTCCGTCTATTGATTTCTGCGTGCATTCCCGCGAGACCGCCGAATTGACGGTCGTTTCGACACATCTTATATTGACTTAGTGTTTTCCGATAAGACCACATAAGTTCTCCATAACTCACGAAATCCATGGCCCTTTGATGGACCCGCGCACGAACCCGTTCGCCCCTGGAGCGGGCAATCCGCCGCCGGAGCTCGCCGGGCGCGATGCCGTCATCGAGAAGGCATCGATCGCGCTGGACCGGATGCGCAACGGACTGTCGTCGAAGAGCCTG
The sequence above is a segment of the Planctomycetota bacterium genome. Coding sequences within it:
- a CDS encoding DoxX family protein — encoded protein: MEQLAAALKGLLSLLGRLCLAAVFVASLVGSKIPQFQQTTELMASEGVPNPKLALAGAIFILAIGGLSMILGAWTRIGAFCLLVFLVAATWYFHDFWNMADPTQRQLQTIQFMKNVAIAGGLLALLAFGGGSWSVDGWIGRKRAEVESGGGTPAAKPRVPVKPSPQAA
- a CDS encoding agmatine deiminase family protein — encoded protein: MATRAREPATGRGGEGVAALGYRLPAEWEPQQAVWMAWPHRWATWVGDVEPVPAAFARLVRLIARFVPVRVLAAGTVLDTARRWLAGAADVTLVDVAAEEPWLRDSGPVWLSAHAAGSPAAAVCWGWNAWGGRYAPWEIDARVGRAIATRAGRRVFTGPMVLEGGALETDGEGTLLVNHRCIEDERRNPGRSRAELEATLRHFLGIDTVVWIGGDLAGDDTDGHVDQLARFVAPGRVLAARQPDRGDPNHASLAGNLGLLAASHDARGRKLEVIPVDIPAHFGHAGTQLPASHLNYLVCNDAVIVPVFGGPTDEPALRTIAECFPGRRVEPCPADVLVRGRGAIHCLTCNEPA
- a CDS encoding carbon-nitrogen hydrolase, which translates into the protein MSSPGGERSVGGRPTVRIGLVQAACSPDREANVTQALDGIAAAASQGAEVVCLQELFAGHYPCQDEDHDRFAEAEGVPGPLTQRLAAAARAHRVVVVGSVFERRTPGLFHNTAVIFESDGSVRGTYRKMHIPDDPHYYEKFYFAPGDTGFMSVPTSKLAVGPLVCWDQWYPEAARLTALAGADALFYPTAIGWLDGEESLHGEQYESWDTMLRSHAIANGTFVVAVNRTGREGNLRFWGASVVYAPNGACLAKASHDRPETFVVDCDLGRIEWSRTRWPFFRDRRIDAYGGLTARWGH
- a CDS encoding serine hydroxymethyltransferase; the protein is MNFVEQDDPEVWAAISAEQTRQAEGLEMIASENFTSPAVMQAVGSVLTNKYAEGYPGHRYYGGCEFVDKVEDLARQRLKSLYGAEHVNVQPHSGSQANAAVYMTAIQPGDTVLAFDLAHGGHLTHGMKLNASGVLYRFVHYGVRATDHRLDFDQVARLAREHKPKLIVAGASAYPREIPHGTFAEIAREVGAKLMVDMAHYAGLVAAGIHDNPVPVADFVTSTTHKTLRGPRGGIAMCRAADGKALDRSVFPGQQGGPLMHVIAGKAVAFGEALRPDFKAYARQVVANARALAEALAGGGVRLVSGGTDNHLMLVDVTPLSIGGKLAEETLDRCGITCNKNMIPFDERKPMDPSGIRLGTPALTTRGMGADEMRRIAAWILRALREHGDPRAIAAIRAAVTELAEQFPVPAARLGQPEAVAG
- a CDS encoding helix-turn-helix transcriptional regulator, whose translation is MIHNDKEYREAVDRLAEEQTRLAGYRARLRDEGLSTESIKRVVDPMESFHLQLREEVDSYERLKRQEFEEIDNFRGFGHMLISLRIAKGITQRELAKRHGVHESQVSRDERNEYHGILLERAVKVLESLQVRVRTRVEIDLEPRDVATA
- a CDS encoding class I SAM-dependent DNA methyltransferase, which gives rise to MSTPATTPDAAATPPEVEAFIDRWGPSGGGERANYQLFLSELCDVIGVPRPDPSKADDAANTYVFDKVVKFAAADGAASNGFIDLYRRGAFVCETKQGVEKQKADALSLAAPSAPKPRRKTGTSVRGTIGWDDSMIAARGQAESYVRALADDNPPFLLVVDIGHSFELYADFSRLGKVYAAFPDARSHRFKLESLRDAAIRERLRGVWLDPLSLDPSRRAAKVTREIAGRIAVLAKRLETKGHDPESVAWFLIRCLFTFFAEDVGLIAKGAFTELLGSVKSSPDSFVPLVGELWKAMDSGTFSTALRKKMKRFNGGIFREHEPLKLDAEEIGLLVEAGECDWQDVEPAIFGTLLERALDPRERHKLGAHFTPRAYVERLVVPTIIEPVRDDWEAARAASLAEASAGRMKEAVAEARKFIEGLGSIRVLDPACGTGNFLYVSMVKLKEIEAEARDWLGQLGEKQSDLEAMERTVDPKQFLGIEINPRAVAIAEVVLWIGWLQWHLRAKVSPNSFSEPILHAYGNIECRDALLEYDRKELVRDEAGKPVTRWDGVTMKKHPVTGEDVPDETATVAVERFVNPRKAAWPECDFIVGNPPFLGSGRMRQRFGEGYAETLRNIYSDVPDSANYVMYWWDKAATLLRAGGVRQFGYITTNAVSQVQNKAVVIRHLAATESPISLVMAIPDHPWVDSEDSANVRIAMTVAVAGEVEGVVFDIEQEIASADDAPVCFFSERRGCIQASLDVGGAAKEVARLRSNRDLTARGMCIVGGGFVVAESQAKAFEVAEGAVSARLLRSFVNGNDITKKTPRKLWLIDCHGHSEQEVRDRWPAVYQWILDRVKPGRDHNNDPARRAKWWLLGRAHLDVRRILAAGRSYLATVMTAKHRVFVRIDGDVIPDQGLVIIGLSDDCWLSVLSSRVHQLWCLQMGGLLESRPRYNNTVCFDPFPFPVISEEQGGVLRDLGEALDAHRKSQQAAHPGLTITGMYNVLEKLREGEALSAKEKAIHDQGLVSVLKKIHDDIDAAVFEAYGWPTTLSDEEILERLVALNHERAEEEKRGIIRWLRPDFQQGAIGGKGGQTELGLADPEADVEELPEDSAPAPRPAKAGRGKKGLPPTARKPVRPESKTPPSKRPQRSKGRFGNVARTAWPAELAEQTKLVRGMLAAVSDTVTAHDLARFFDGAKPTRIAEILDTLVALGHARKAEMSYSAV